A window of the Lactobacillus gasseri ATCC 33323 = JCM 1131 genome harbors these coding sequences:
- a CDS encoding conserved phage C-terminal domain-containing protein: MGRRMYSDKIVETDKFLDMPVSSQNLYWHLCMHADDDGFLGNPKTIVRSIGAQQDDLKILVEKGYVIVFEDGVIAITDWFVHNYIPKDRYHETVYKEDKKQLELSETKQYRLVTRKPIVQDTKSKQVVDNMDTSCIQDDNKVYTEDKLSKDKLSKDNNIYKLSSSENIDTDPEQKSQKIPYEKIIDYLNRKTNSHYRPTSKATRRLIKARYNEGFTDIDFKSVIDKKCAEWLQDGNMVQYLRPETLFGTKFEAYLNQPDTGPIPRNNFRNKPVRRATNWDKVQQQQSQTTLQMTREERNAIFREYGR; the protein is encoded by the coding sequence ATGGGTAGAAGAATGTACAGCGATAAGATTGTTGAAACTGATAAATTCTTAGATATGCCCGTATCTAGTCAAAATCTATATTGGCACTTATGTATGCACGCAGATGATGATGGATTTTTAGGAAATCCTAAAACTATAGTTAGATCAATTGGTGCACAACAAGACGATTTAAAAATTCTAGTTGAAAAGGGATACGTAATTGTATTTGAAGATGGAGTAATTGCTATAACAGACTGGTTCGTTCATAACTACATTCCTAAAGATCGCTATCATGAAACAGTTTATAAAGAAGATAAAAAACAACTTGAGCTGTCCGAAACCAAGCAATACCGCCTTGTTACAAGAAAGCCGATTGTTCAGGATACAAAAAGTAAACAAGTTGTAGACAACATGGATACATCTTGTATACAAGATGATAACAAAGTGTATACCGAAGATAAGTTAAGTAAAGATAAGTTAAGTAAAGATAATAATATATATAAATTGTCGAGTTCAGAGAACATCGACACCGATCCAGAACAAAAATCTCAAAAAATACCTTACGAAAAAATTATCGATTACTTAAACAGAAAGACTAATTCACATTATCGTCCAACTTCTAAAGCTACTAGGCGACTAATTAAAGCTAGATACAACGAGGGCTTTACTGATATTGACTTTAAGTCTGTTATAGACAAGAAGTGTGCTGAATGGCTACAAGATGGCAACATGGTTCAGTACTTAAGACCAGAAACTCTTTTTGGAACTAAGTTTGAAGCATATCTAAATCAGCCAGATACAGGACCTATTCCACGAAACAATTTTAGAAATAAGCCAGTTCGAAGGGCTACAAACTGGGATAAGGTTCAGCAACAACAATCGCAAACAACACTACAAATGACGCGAGAAGAACGTAACGCAATTTTCAGAGAGTACGGGAGGTAA
- a CDS encoding DUF1351 domain-containing protein — protein MKEISTKLDETSPDYKVKFTPASIEFDDYGKLKEETDEIYKRYNGYVVVPENLKGDRAIAADLNKKAKALKAAKSTVRKQALKPLDEFNEQMDALIDEITDVSGQIHQGLKDYREQGIKLRHEANIKHIDKMAEKFGLTHEDIAYDAKWDNKSNNWKKIEENINQLLEKAAQERDFKNEKITLITEAAEKEQILPDSYINLIDDLTISEILARIKNDGKRQRELSLKKDEPIKQQVKGNSVIDTTTGEVVGETKVAYLKITGSDEQMKKLVEFIKSQGLKVEPIER, from the coding sequence ATGAAAGAAATTTCAACAAAATTAGATGAAACTAGTCCTGATTATAAAGTTAAATTTACTCCAGCCTCAATTGAGTTTGACGATTATGGAAAGCTTAAAGAAGAGACAGATGAAATATATAAGAGATATAACGGCTATGTTGTTGTTCCTGAAAATCTAAAAGGGGATAGAGCAATTGCTGCTGATTTAAATAAAAAAGCTAAGGCTTTAAAGGCTGCTAAAAGTACTGTTAGAAAGCAAGCATTAAAACCCTTAGATGAGTTCAATGAGCAGATGGACGCCTTAATTGATGAGATTACAGATGTTTCTGGTCAAATTCATCAAGGATTGAAGGACTATAGAGAGCAAGGTATTAAGTTAAGACACGAAGCTAATATTAAGCACATCGACAAAATGGCTGAAAAGTTTGGTCTTACTCATGAAGATATAGCCTATGACGCTAAATGGGATAACAAGTCTAATAACTGGAAGAAGATTGAAGAAAACATCAATCAACTTTTAGAAAAGGCAGCACAAGAACGTGATTTCAAAAATGAAAAAATCACTTTAATTACAGAAGCTGCTGAAAAAGAGCAAATTTTACCAGATAGTTATATCAATTTGATTGATGATCTAACTATTTCTGAAATATTAGCTCGAATTAAGAATGATGGAAAACGTCAAAGAGAACTAAGTTTAAAAAAAGATGAGCCTATCAAGCAACAAGTTAAAGGCAATTCAGTAATTGATACGACTACTGGAGAAGTAGTTGGCGAAACAAAAGTTGCTTATCTAAAAATTACTGGATCAGATGAACAGATGAAAAAGTTAGTCGAATTTATAAAAAGTCAAGGATTAAAAGTAGAACCAATTGAGAGGTAA
- a CDS encoding ERF family protein yields MEFVGEVKDRASWALHFAQVKANIKQPQRSHKVQVSGKTKTGKPYTYEYKYADLADVDKSVMEATKKVVDDKGNVQFTYFFDVNNTDQGVDVQTILVDVSGFYAVTNKVWFKNFNVGDAQKTASLISYAKRYSLSAAFGIASEDDDDAQDVKNIEEPKVLSKQELDNYTVYYNGIKANLAELYQEAVDGIADAQDWIRGSHTPQDAQAIYQLNQSYKRREKDKQEALKKAEEEAKKEEKLREAQRSEEKPKQEDVSNLFGTLPADGEYIK; encoded by the coding sequence ATGGAGTTTGTCGGAGAAGTAAAAGATCGTGCAAGTTGGGCATTACACTTCGCACAAGTTAAAGCTAATATCAAACAACCACAAAGAAGTCATAAGGTTCAAGTATCAGGAAAAACTAAAACTGGTAAGCCTTATACGTATGAATACAAGTATGCAGACTTAGCAGACGTTGATAAATCAGTTATGGAAGCCACTAAAAAAGTTGTTGATGATAAAGGCAATGTACAGTTTACTTACTTTTTTGATGTTAACAACACGGATCAAGGTGTAGATGTACAAACCATTCTAGTAGATGTATCTGGCTTTTATGCTGTCACAAATAAAGTTTGGTTTAAAAACTTTAATGTGGGAGACGCACAGAAAACAGCTAGCTTAATCAGTTATGCTAAGCGTTATTCCTTAAGTGCAGCTTTTGGAATTGCTAGTGAAGATGACGATGATGCGCAGGACGTAAAAAATATTGAAGAGCCTAAAGTCTTATCTAAACAAGAGTTAGATAATTACACGGTTTACTATAACGGAATTAAAGCTAATCTAGCTGAATTATATCAAGAAGCTGTAGATGGAATTGCTGATGCTCAAGATTGGATTAGAGGATCACATACTCCGCAGGACGCCCAAGCCATTTATCAGTTAAATCAAAGTTACAAACGGCGTGAAAAAGATAAGCAAGAGGCTTTAAAGAAAGCCGAAGAGGAAGCTAAAAAAGAAGAAAAATTAAGAGAAGCACAGCGAAGTGAAGAGAAGCCAAAACAAGAAGATGTATCCAATTTATTCGGAACATTACCTGCTGACGGGGAATACATCAAATAG
- a CDS encoding helix-turn-helix domain-containing protein, whose product MQNRLKKLRLEKRLTLADIQAKTNIDFRILENFEKGLENGIHNSLAIWQKLANFLEVPIEYLMGLNDDSKTLTVNDLNPAKEDAYERITDMLCEDEDDEDE is encoded by the coding sequence ATGCAAAATAGGCTAAAGAAATTGAGATTGGAAAAGAGATTAACTCTTGCCGATATACAAGCTAAAACCAACATTGATTTTAGAATTTTAGAAAATTTCGAAAAAGGATTGGAAAATGGAATACATAACTCTTTAGCAATTTGGCAAAAGTTGGCTAACTTTTTAGAAGTTCCAATTGAGTACCTAATGGGATTAAACGACGATAGCAAGACATTAACTGTTAACGACTTGAACCCAGCCAAAGAAGATGCTTACGAGCGTATTACGGATATGCTATGCGAAGATGAGGACGATGAAGATGAATAA
- a CDS encoding antA/AntB antirepressor family protein, translating to MNNELIKVTVKNDQQLVSARDLYKGLGIKRRFSAWWEQNSNDFKENSDFQRVLISTPRENRGSIELQDYALTIDMAKQLCLLSRTSKGKEYREYLIEVEKKWNNPDMIMQRALTIANNRVKLLETEKRELKETNARQAAKIAKDADDVVFAKAIRYSHHAIPVGELAEILTQNGFVIGRNQLFQLLREEKYLSSFNHSWNVPMTQMVKRGLFRITHNLTRDGRGYSQTWVTPKGQKYIINKALRGKFDDIYQKVMVSTLNV from the coding sequence ATGAATAACGAATTAATCAAAGTAACGGTCAAGAATGACCAGCAACTAGTTAGTGCTAGAGATTTATATAAGGGATTAGGTATCAAGCGAAGATTTTCCGCTTGGTGGGAACAGAACAGCAATGACTTTAAAGAAAATAGTGATTTCCAACGTGTACTTATAAGTACACCTAGAGAAAACCGCGGTAGCATTGAGCTTCAGGACTATGCACTCACAATTGATATGGCTAAGCAGCTGTGTCTTTTGAGCCGTACCTCAAAGGGCAAGGAATATCGAGAATACTTAATCGAAGTTGAAAAGAAGTGGAATAATCCGGACATGATTATGCAACGCGCCTTAACTATCGCTAACAATCGGGTGAAGTTGCTGGAAACTGAAAAGAGAGAACTAAAAGAAACAAATGCTAGACAAGCAGCTAAGATTGCTAAAGATGCTGACGATGTGGTTTTTGCCAAGGCTATTAGATATAGCCATCATGCAATCCCTGTTGGCGAATTAGCTGAAATTTTAACTCAAAACGGTTTTGTGATTGGAAGAAATCAACTATTCCAATTACTTAGAGAAGAAAAATATCTTTCAAGTTTTAATCATAGCTGGAACGTGCCAATGACACAGATGGTTAAAAGAGGTCTGTTTAGAATTACACATAATTTGACCAGAGATGGCAGAGGATATTCTCAAACATGGGTAACACCTAAAGGTCAGAAATACATTATTAACAAAGCGCTAAGAGGAAAATTTGATGATATTTATCAAAAAGTTATGGTATCAACCTTGAACGTTTAG
- a CDS encoding RusA family crossover junction endodeoxyribonuclease — translation MRVNFTIEGPPIGKARPRVTRTVTYTPAKTARYEDLVRYTAINSFKGIFDKDEPLDVKIMAYFEVPKSLSKKRKALCLANQELPTKKPDADNVGKIIMDGMNPKMRRDKRLHKMVEVMRGVYHDDKQVTTLLVKKRYAERARVDVRIKRDMGD, via the coding sequence ATGAGAGTTAACTTTACGATTGAAGGACCGCCGATTGGTAAGGCAAGACCGAGAGTTACTAGGACGGTAACTTACACGCCAGCTAAGACTGCACGATATGAGGATTTAGTCAGGTATACAGCGATTAATAGTTTCAAAGGAATATTTGATAAAGATGAACCTTTAGACGTTAAGATCATGGCATATTTTGAAGTACCGAAGAGTTTAAGCAAGAAACGTAAGGCTTTATGTTTAGCTAACCAAGAACTGCCAACTAAGAAGCCTGATGCTGATAACGTGGGCAAAATCATCATGGACGGCATGAACCCAAAGATGAGGCGTGATAAACGACTTCACAAAATGGTTGAAGTTATGAGAGGTGTTTATCATGACGACAAGCAAGTAACAACCTTGTTAGTCAAAAAGAGGTATGCCGAGCGTGCAAGAGTTGACGTGAGGATTAAGAGAGATATGGGTGATTAG